A genomic window from Amia ocellicauda isolate fAmiCal2 chromosome 15, fAmiCal2.hap1, whole genome shotgun sequence includes:
- the LOC136771789 gene encoding H-2 class II histocompatibility antigen, A-K alpha chain isoform X2 has product MSCETNMTQFEFEWELDQDELLYVDLDKKEVVQRLPEFAEEWGPPETAGFVAQTQVNWEACKHNVVAFAKGEGTPKEKKVAPHTMIYPNYDLVLGQPNTLICFAKGFHPMPITMSWAKNGQPVTEGVSRSQLYSNDDLTFRTFSYLTFAPAPGDVYSCRVEHRALTEPDTKIYEVEVHTVSDVGKTVFCGVGLTLGLLGVAVGTFFLIKGNHCS; this is encoded by the exons ATGTCCTGTGAGACGAACATGACACAGTTTGAGTTTGAGTGGGAGCTGGACCAAGATGAACTGTTGTACGTGGATCTGGACAAGAAGGAGGTTGTGCAGAGACTCCCGGAGTTCGCTGAGGAGTGGGGTCCACCAGAGACAGCTGGTTTTGTAGCACAAACACAGGTTAACTGGGAGGCCTGCAAACATAATGTGGTAGCCTTTGCAAAAGGAGAAGGAACTCCAAAAGAGAAGAAAG TTGCTCCTCACACGATGATTTATCCCAACTATGACCTGGTGCTGGGGCAGCCCAACACACTCATCTGCTTTGCCAAAGGCTTCCACCCGATGCCTATAACGATGTCCTGGGCCAAGAACGGACAGccggtgacagagggagtgtcCCGCAGCCAGCTGTACTCCAATGACGACCTCACCTTCAGGACCTTCTCCTACCTGACCTTTGCCCCGGCGCCGGGGGACGTGTACTCCTGCCGCGTCGAGCACAGAGCTCTGACTGAGCCCGACACCAAGATCTATG AGGTGGAGGTTCACACAGTGTCGGATGTGGGGAAGACGGTGTTCTGTGGGGTGGGTCTGACCCTGGGGCTGCTGGGAGTGGCGGTGGGAACCTTCTTCCTCATCAAGGGCAACCACTGCAGCTGA
- the LOC136771789 gene encoding H-2 class II histocompatibility antigen, A-U alpha chain isoform X1: MKALVLLVSLSAGLPITWALEIQHTYRQLMSCETNMTQFEFEWELDQDELLYVDLDKKEVVQRLPEFAEEWGPPETAGFVAQTQVNWEACKHNVVAFAKGEGTPKEKKVAPHTMIYPNYDLVLGQPNTLICFAKGFHPMPITMSWAKNGQPVTEGVSRSQLYSNDDLTFRTFSYLTFAPAPGDVYSCRVEHRALTEPDTKIYEVEVHTVSDVGKTVFCGVGLTLGLLGVAVGTFFLIKGNHCS; encoded by the exons ATGAAGGCACTGGTCCTccttgtgtctctgtctgcaggGCTGCCCATCACCTGGGCTCTGGAAA TACAACACACTTATCGGCAATTAATGTCCTGTGAGACGAACATGACACAGTTTGAGTTTGAGTGGGAGCTGGACCAAGATGAACTGTTGTACGTGGATCTGGACAAGAAGGAGGTTGTGCAGAGACTCCCGGAGTTCGCTGAGGAGTGGGGTCCACCAGAGACAGCTGGTTTTGTAGCACAAACACAGGTTAACTGGGAGGCCTGCAAACATAATGTGGTAGCCTTTGCAAAAGGAGAAGGAACTCCAAAAGAGAAGAAAG TTGCTCCTCACACGATGATTTATCCCAACTATGACCTGGTGCTGGGGCAGCCCAACACACTCATCTGCTTTGCCAAAGGCTTCCACCCGATGCCTATAACGATGTCCTGGGCCAAGAACGGACAGccggtgacagagggagtgtcCCGCAGCCAGCTGTACTCCAATGACGACCTCACCTTCAGGACCTTCTCCTACCTGACCTTTGCCCCGGCGCCGGGGGACGTGTACTCCTGCCGCGTCGAGCACAGAGCTCTGACTGAGCCCGACACCAAGATCTATG AGGTGGAGGTTCACACAGTGTCGGATGTGGGGAAGACGGTGTTCTGTGGGGTGGGTCTGACCCTGGGGCTGCTGGGAGTGGCGGTGGGAACCTTCTTCCTCATCAAGGGCAACCACTGCAGCTGA